The Cydia fagiglandana chromosome 4, ilCydFagi1.1, whole genome shotgun sequence genome has a window encoding:
- the LOC134663572 gene encoding uncharacterized protein LOC134663572, with translation MRLPEMRKCCFCIPLRPGIILCGYVNMAFSLLALSCLVVTVELKKTTVTNDASIEAVTSTVLFCILGMSVLLNVMLLVAGYQKDIPMLRLYNYFALATTFAMLMPALVLLFKMQYVEWWAAFGAIAMQCYVIVLVRSEVIRLEMKLINRAQTTARTDQVIDVPDTETLI, from the exons ATGCGTCTGCCCGAGATGAGGAAATGTTGCTTTTGCATCCCTCTACGACCCGGCATAATATTGTGCGGGTACGTCAATAtg GCGTTTTCCTTGCTCGCGCTATCATGCCTCGTGGTCACTGTGGAGCTGAAGAAGACAACGGTGACCAACGACGCGTCCATAGAGGCGGTCACTTCCACGGTCCTGTTCTGCATTCTGGGCATGAGCGTGCTTTTAAATGTTATGCTGCTTGTGGCTGGTTATCag AAAGACATTCCGATGCTTCGCCTATACAACTACTTCGCGCTGGCCACCACATTCGCCATGCTGATGCCAGCGCTGGTGCTGCTTTTTAAGATGCAGTACGTTGAGTGGTGGGCAGCCTTCGGCGCTATAG CTATGCAATGCTACGTCATAGTGCTGGTAAGAAGCGAGGTGATACGGCTAGAGATGAAGCTCATCAACCGCGCACAGACGACAGCACGCACCGACCAAGTCATCGATGTTCCTGACACTGAGACTTTAATATAA